Proteins encoded together in one Xyrauchen texanus isolate HMW12.3.18 chromosome 50, RBS_HiC_50CHRs, whole genome shotgun sequence window:
- the LOC127641331 gene encoding ladderlectin-like isoform X2, which yields MAMLRNLLLLFCLFSLQSAAAKKCPFGWKPFGVQCYKYFPQQVNWPTAEKNCQSVGGNLASVQSKLDNDFLLSLVPVSSRAWIGGHDGEVDGQWMWTDGSVFDFTNWGSNEPNNYNNVPENCLEINWTSDRRWNDDPCSVLIGFLCAQSL from the exons ATGGCAATGCTGAGAAATCTTCTGCTTCTTTTCTGTTTATTCTCCCTGCAGAgtgcagcag CTAAAAAGTGCCCATTTGGATGGAAACCTTTTGGAGTACAATGCTACAAATACTTCCCTCAGCAGGTTAACTGGCCAACAGCAGAG AAAAACTGTCAAAGTGTTGGTGGGAATCTGGCATCTGTGCAGAGCAAACTGGACAATGATTTTCTACTGAGTCTAGTTCCTGTATCCTCACGTGCTTGGATTGGCGGTCATGATGGTGAAGTA GATGGTCAATGGATGTGGACTGATGGGTCTGTCTTTGACTTCACCAACTGGGGCTCTAATGAACCGAACAATTACAACAATGTTCCTGAGAACTGCTTGGAGATCAACTGGACCA GTGATCGCCGTTGGAACGATGACCCGTGTTCAGTTTTAATAGGCTTCCTTTGTGCTCAAAGTCTTTAA
- the LOC127641331 gene encoding ladderlectin-like isoform X1: MAMLRNLLLLFCLFSLQSAAAKKCPFGWKPFGVQCYKYFPQQVNWPTAEKNCQSVGGNLASVQSKLDNDFLLSLVPVSSRAWIGGHDGEVDGQWMWTDGSVFDFTNWGSNEPNNYNNVPENCLEINWTSERRWNDDPCSILIGFLCAQSL; the protein is encoded by the exons ATGGCAATGCTGAGAAATCTTCTGCTTCTTTTCTGTTTATTCTCCCTGCAGAgtgcagcag CTAAAAAGTGCCCATTTGGATGGAAACCTTTTGGAGTACAATGCTACAAATACTTCCCTCAGCAGGTTAACTGGCCAACAGCAGAG AAAAACTGTCAAAGTGTTGGTGGGAATCTGGCATCTGTGCAGAGCAAACTGGACAATGATTTTCTACTGAGTCTAGTTCCTGTATCCTCACGTGCTTGGATTGGCGGTCATGATGGTGAAGTA GATGGTCAATGGATGTGGACTGATGGGTCTGTCTTTGACTTCACCAACTGGGGCTCTAATGAACCGAACAATTACAACAATGTTCCTGAGAACTGCTTGGAGATCAACTGGACCA GTGAACGCCGTTGGAACGATGACCCGTGTTCAATTTTAATAGGCTTCCTTTGTGCTCAAAGTCTTTAA
- the LOC127641331 gene encoding ladderlectin-like isoform X3, which yields MAMLRNLLLLFCLFSLQSAAAKKCPFGWKPFGVQCYKYFPQQVNWPTAEKNCQTIDGNLASVQSKLDNDFLLSLVPVSSRAWIGGHDGEVDGQWMWTDGSAFDFINWGSNEPNNYNNVPENCLEINWTSDRRWNDDPCSVLIGFLCAQSL from the exons ATGGCAATGCTGAGAAATCTTCTGCTTCTTTTCTGTTTATTCTCCCTACAGAgtgcagcag CTAAAAAGTGCCCCTTTGGATGGAAACCTTTTGGAGTACAATGCTACAAATACTTCCCTCAGCAGGTTAACTGGCCAACAGCAGAG AAAAACTGTCAAACCATTGATGGAAATCTGGCATCTGTGCAGAGCAAACTGGACAATGATTTTCTACTGAGTCTAGTGCCTGTATCCTCACGTGCTTGGATTGGCGGTCATGATGGTGAAGTA GATGGTCAATGGATGTGGACTGATGGGTCTGCCTTTGACTTCATCAACTGGGGCTCTAATGAACCGAACAATTACAACAATGTTCCTGAGAACTGCTTGGAGATCAACTGGACCA GTGATCGCCGTTGGAACGATGACCCGTGTTCAGTTTTAATAGGCTTCCTTTGTGCTCAAAGTCTTTAA